A part of Deltaproteobacteria bacterium genomic DNA contains:
- a CDS encoding PaaI family thioesterase, with the protein MDKKHYIELPNSDRHNCFACSSINPYGLQMKFFTDEKAVYSWITVPRHLCGYNNVVHGGIVSTILDEIMGWAAIYLLKKITLTKTMTIDFIKTVYIGEPLKTEGKVLNLCGKREALIEGFIFNEKGELCARSKGSFTLLSPKLAVRIGVMNDEDIRSFFEPLVNLNGNTS; encoded by the coding sequence ATGGATAAAAAACATTACATAGAATTGCCAAACAGTGACAGGCACAACTGCTTTGCCTGCAGCTCGATTAATCCTTACGGGCTTCAGATGAAATTTTTTACGGATGAGAAAGCAGTATACTCCTGGATTACCGTGCCAAGGCACCTGTGCGGATATAACAATGTCGTTCACGGCGGGATTGTTTCGACCATTTTAGATGAAATCATGGGCTGGGCCGCTATTTATCTGTTAAAGAAAATTACCTTAACCAAAACCATGACAATTGATTTCATCAAAACCGTCTATATCGGTGAACCGTTAAAGACGGAAGGAAAGGTGCTTAATCTTTGCGGCAAGCGGGAAGCGTTGATCGAGGGTTTCATTTTCAACGAGAAGGGGGAACTCTGTGCCAGGTCAAAAGGGAGCTTTACTTTGCTCTCGCCAAAACTCGCCGTAAGGATCGGTGTCATGAACGATGAGGATATAAGGTCCTTTTTTGAGCCTCTCGTGAATCTGAACGGCAATACATCATAG
- a CDS encoding 5'-nucleotidase C-terminal domain-containing protein yields the protein MRRIPVQSPSRRWIIIRTEPGSAFPYVGGARYRADMTRPQGERIVSVEIKNEKGKWKPLNDTTAYLIVTNSYLANGGDGYHVLRKTSRYRYDTGFVDTEVFMEYASKLGTLHPPKDTGVTYIK from the coding sequence ATGAGGCGTATCCCTGTCCAGTCACCCTCAAGACGCTGGATCATAATCCGCACCGAACCTGGCTCCGCTTTTCCTTACGTCGGCGGGGCGCGTTATAGAGCTGATATGACCAGGCCGCAAGGAGAGCGCATTGTCAGCGTTGAAATCAAGAACGAAAAAGGTAAATGGAAACCTTTGAACGACACGACCGCCTATTTGATAGTAACCAACAGCTACCTGGCCAACGGCGGTGATGGATACCATGTCCTGCGAAAGACCTCCAGATACCGCTATGATACGGGATTTGTAGATACCGAGGTCTTTATGGAATATGCCTCCAAGCTTGGCACGCTCCACCCTCCAAAAGATACCGGCGTCACTTATATCAAGTAA
- a CDS encoding nicotinate-nucleotide adenylyltransferase, translating to MIETGVVHGRFQVLHNDHLKYLLAGKARCRHLVVGVTNPDPSVTKDEKADPNRSQPLANPMTYYERYVMVRTVLVEAGLLEESFSVVPLPINLPDLYHHYVPLEATFFLTIYDDWGRKKLKQFQKLKLKTEVLWGKQPHEKRISGTDVRQRMANGEKWEDLVPRTTAALMKKWDIPERLRRLSSLFP from the coding sequence ATGATCGAAACCGGCGTCGTTCACGGTCGTTTCCAGGTTCTGCACAACGACCACCTCAAGTACCTCCTGGCGGGCAAGGCTAGATGCCGACACCTCGTTGTCGGCGTCACGAACCCGGACCCTAGTGTAACCAAAGACGAAAAGGCCGACCCGAACCGCAGCCAGCCCCTGGCCAATCCTATGACCTACTATGAGCGTTATGTCATGGTGCGGACCGTTCTAGTTGAGGCGGGCCTGTTAGAGGAGAGCTTCTCCGTGGTTCCCCTGCCCATTAACCTGCCAGACCTTTATCATCATTACGTGCCTCTGGAGGCGACTTTTTTCCTGACTATTTACGATGATTGGGGCCGCAAGAAACTCAAACAGTTCCAAAAGCTGAAACTTAAAACCGAGGTCCTGTGGGGAAAGCAGCCTCATGAAAAAAGGATCAGCGGCACCGATGTTCGACAGCGCATGGCCAACGGGGAGAAATGGGAGGACCTGGTGCCGCGGACAACCGCCGCCCTGATGAAAAAGTGGGATATTCCCGAGCGGCTGCGCCGTCTGAGCAGTCTCTTCCCTTGA
- a CDS encoding CDP-alcohol phosphatidyltransferase family protein, translated as MIDSPETSSAWQTKPTDRFILKWIKCHLSARITPHLVHLSWLQPWMITVCAAILGTLGGVIFALGWAWLAGLLAAASQILDGVDGQFARLTDRQSSAGAYLDSVLDRYAEGSMIIGLTIYLVRLPLEWPLWLLLILGALAVIGSNLGSYAAARAESLDLDLGRHSLASKGTRSMVMILCAWGTLLWPPLPLVALIYLAVHPNAVEIAQMLRVYRKYS; from the coding sequence ATGATTGATTCACCTGAGACCTCGTCCGCATGGCAGACCAAACCGACCGATCGTTTTATCCTGAAATGGATCAAGTGTCATCTTTCGGCGCGCATCACGCCTCACCTTGTCCATCTCTCCTGGCTCCAGCCCTGGATGATCACCGTTTGTGCGGCGATTCTGGGGACGCTGGGCGGAGTCATTTTTGCCTTGGGCTGGGCCTGGCTGGCCGGGCTGTTAGCTGCCGCGAGTCAAATCCTGGACGGGGTGGACGGTCAGTTTGCCCGGCTCACCGATCGCCAGAGCTCGGCCGGGGCCTATCTCGATTCCGTGCTGGACCGTTACGCGGAGGGGTCCATGATTATCGGCCTGACGATTTACCTTGTTCGTCTGCCGCTGGAGTGGCCTCTGTGGCTGCTTCTCATCCTTGGAGCGCTGGCCGTTATCGGCAGCAACCTGGGCAGCTATGCCGCGGCCCGGGCTGAGTCACTGGACCTGGATTTAGGCCGGCACAGCTTGGCCAGCAAAGGCACACGAAGCATGGTCATGATCCTCTGCGCCTGGGGCACCCTTCTCTGGCCGCCTCTGCCTCTGGTGGCGCTTATCTATCTGGCCGTCCACCCCAACGCGGTGGAGATTGCTCAGATGCTGCGTGTGTACCGAAAGTATTCCTGA
- a CDS encoding radical SAM protein encodes MLETLRYKSANGVRAVRCWFIPYVFTRVHAKEFRPVLCYLYTDWKCNIDCHYCFQFNNDQPGMDLETAKSSMDWLKSIGCRVIAIMGGEPLVRKDFILEVIRYGASNGLFIYLPTNGYLMDRAFIDEMGQAGVAAVNLAVDCVAPRKGLPKALLSIEPQFRYLVEKQNKYGYILFFNINICRTNIKDVKMLTEIAHQNCIGTDYHLNEPPQGLINVDFYKHQDDDYLSITPDQYEEVDELLDWLSEKQRQGWGMVNSIAHLQSFKDRMRGQMKPWDCRAGHNGALIRPDGTLSPCFDLMSYDYDWGRIWEPKFDEERLNEIKKECVPSCSSTCFYTMGHYYNPRWIYQWIRKHTLAG; translated from the coding sequence ATGCTGGAGACACTGAGATATAAAAGCGCAAACGGAGTGCGGGCCGTGAGGTGCTGGTTCATACCCTATGTATTCACCCGCGTCCACGCCAAGGAGTTCAGGCCGGTTTTATGCTATCTTTATACTGACTGGAAGTGCAACATTGACTGCCATTACTGCTTTCAATTTAACAATGACCAGCCGGGCATGGATCTGGAGACGGCCAAAAGTTCCATGGACTGGCTCAAGTCCATCGGCTGCCGGGTCATTGCCATCATGGGCGGCGAGCCGCTGGTGCGTAAGGATTTCATCCTGGAGGTCATCCGCTACGGCGCGTCAAACGGCCTGTTCATATACCTTCCCACCAACGGTTACCTGATGGACAGGGCCTTTATTGACGAGATGGGTCAGGCGGGTGTGGCCGCCGTCAATCTCGCCGTGGACTGTGTGGCCCCCCGCAAGGGCCTTCCCAAGGCGCTTCTCAGTATCGAGCCGCAGTTTCGCTACCTCGTTGAGAAACAAAATAAATACGGATACATCCTCTTCTTCAATATCAATATCTGCCGCACCAACATCAAGGACGTAAAGATGCTAACCGAAATCGCTCACCAGAACTGTATTGGCACTGACTACCATCTCAACGAACCACCCCAGGGCTTAATAAACGTGGACTTTTACAAACACCAGGATGACGATTATCTCAGCATTACACCGGACCAGTACGAGGAGGTGGACGAACTCCTGGACTGGCTCAGCGAAAAGCAGCGCCAGGGCTGGGGCATGGTCAACTCTATCGCCCACCTTCAATCATTCAAGGACAGAATGCGGGGGCAGATGAAGCCATGGGACTGCCGCGCCGGCCACAACGGCGCCCTGATCCGTCCGGATGGCACCCTCTCGCCCTGCTTCGACCTCATGAGCTACGATTACGACTGGGGCCGAATCTGGGAGCCGAAATTTGACGAGGAGAGGCTGAACGAGATCAAAAAAGAATGCGTGCCTTCATGCTCCTCCACCTGCTTTTACACCATGGGCCACTACTATAATCCGCGCTGGATCTATCAATGGATTCGCAAGCACACCCTGGCGGGATGA